The following DNA comes from Musa acuminata AAA Group cultivar baxijiao chromosome BXJ1-4, Cavendish_Baxijiao_AAA, whole genome shotgun sequence.
CGATCAGCTGCCCCATTCCCTGCTTGATGAACATGTCCCATACCTCCGCCGACGCATTCCCCAGCCACTTGCCGTGTGCCCCGACGTAGACGAACCCCCACCTGTTCCCGCTCGTCACCAGCCGGTCAGCGACGCCCATGAAGCAGCTGGCGCATGAGAACAGGAACTCGTCCGAGTCGCCGACGACCAGGCCCATCGCCTGCGCCATACCCTGGACCGCCACTACGGTCGGGACCACGGCCGAGCCGTAGCACACGTCGCCAAGCACGCGCTTGGCGGTGGCGTCGAAGGACGCCGCCACGGCTGCATCGGTCCCGCTTGCGAACTTCGTGTAGGCTAGTTGAGCCACCGCGACGAGGACCGCGTACCGGATGGCCTGCATCGTCCATGCGAGGCTTAGCAGCAGTAGCAGCACGTACAGTGGAGCGAGCCGCGAGTCGTCGTTGGCTGCAACGCCGCCGGCGCCGAGCGTCCAGAAGGAGAAGTAACCGAAGGCTGTGAGGAGCGCGAGCGCAACGTACTTGGCCAGCATGAGATTGGGTGGGACGGCTGCGACGGAGGCGGAAAGGATATCGTAGGCATGGTGAAGGCGGCGAGTGATCCAACAGCCGTACAGTGACTGCACCAGAGCAATGGCCAGGGCGAGCACCCCGAAGGCCAGGCTGTAACCGCCATCGTCGGTCAGGAGGAGCACGGCGACAGCACAAGCGAGGGACGGGGAGAGCCAGAGGGAGGCCTTGAGGGCTTTGTCTGGGCTATGGAGGACGAAGAGCAACCAGAGAAGGGCGACGAgggtggaggcggcggcggaggtgaGGAGGGGTGTGAACCAGTGGTCCGCATGGAATGCTGGGTTCCTGGCAAGGAATCCACGAATGCAGAGGATGATGATGAGGATGGCGGCGGCGACGAGGTGCGCAAAGAAGAGGAGCGTAGCGAGCCTGCGGGCGAAGTTGGCGCTGGGCCGTCTGTGGTTTAAATCAACTGCATCAGCCTGAGAACGGGAAAAGACGGGTGTAGTTCAGAAGCAAGAAAACAGTGCTTGCAATATAATTAGTTTCCAAATTGTAAAAATAAGACCATTTCATACTATTTTTCACTTTATCCGACGCACTTGAAAGTTTGAAgtttaattttataaatctaatgcttagaaGAACTTTAGCTTGATAGTGATGTAACTTAAAATTCATCTTGATTTCAAAATTTCATCTGATATGTTTTAGAAATGTAATGTTACAAGATAATGAAGGCTTAGTGATGCCCTGCCAAACATTGCTGAATAATTTTGAATAAGATGTGACATTGCTTATTTATTGATGGTCGATATCAAGTCACTTCAAGTGGGGCAAAAGAATCTCTTCCAAACTAATCAGAGCAAAAAAGACTAGCAAGACTCGAATTAAAAATGACCTAACAAATCCAGTTCCAAGAAATAACAACAACAGGTCCCAGTTGGAGTAGGTCTCTGCTCTAACTGCTCGACCTAATGATTTATGAGCGGTCAATCTTCGGAACAAGTGGCCTTACTGCTAATTGGATATAGAACAAGGGCATGCCATAAATTGCATTCCAACTTTTGGGAAGGGAGAAGAATTGCTGTAACATTCGGTACGAGAGGCCAAGTTTGCAGCAGAGAAGTACTCGAGGAGAATaaatccaatccaatccaatccaatccaacCGAATCGCCAAAAGCATCGTGCAGCTTAATTCAGTTGCATCAACCGAGTAAGAGAATAAAACATTTTGTAGACAGCAAAACTACGAAGCATCATGCTTCATGAGTTCTCTCGGATCAAAACCCACCTCATTAATAACTCGGGAAGACCAGAGTTGACTGGAGGAGTCATGCAATTTGCTAATTGCTACTTGGGATGGTCGATCAATCATGGAACAGAAAGCTAGGCAAAAGAGAAGATTGATCAACCATTCATGAGTGAATGGTTTGACCAAACATGTGGAACAGCTTATTTCCATCCCATCGACGACACAGATGTCCATCCATCCATGGAGATATTTACATAAGCCTAACCATTCGACATCAAGTGTTGGTGCAAGACAATGAAATAGTACTTCGATAGAGAGAAGAAGTTACTTTGAGTTCTGTATAAACGAAACGAAATCAGATCAAGCTACCCGCGGCAATCGATAAAGTTGAAATTTTTTAGCAACAAAAGAAACAGCAAAAAAGAGTAGGTAAGCTGAGATGATGATGAATTAGATGTAACAAATCCAAACTCGACAAAAGAAACAAGGGAAAAAGTTGGAGCAGATCTCGCTACCACCACCGACGATATAACTGCTTAACCCAATCTCATCGCAGTAGATGAATTCCCCTAATACTCAGTCTGAGAGACCAAGTTCGGATCGGAAAATCAAATCACCAAAAGGCGATAAATAAAGCATTAAATCGCCACAAACAGAAACAAAGATCAAAACGAAAATTATCAGTTCCTCACCTGCGTAGGCGCTATCTGATTGATTCGCGTGATGGTATTATTCCTACCATTCTCCCTCGAACCCGCCTCTCGGATCGAAATCTCCACGCTGTTGCTCGCCATTCCCTCGTTccactgcttcttcttcttcttcgtcttccttctctctttctccttttgctccTTTGGCCCGCTCTGTCGTCGCTTTTGTCCTCTCGCTCTGCTTTCTCTTTTGCCTCTGTTTCTCGAGAGAGAAAGCCAGACGGTTAGGAAGATAATGTGCGCCCCGAAACTATTTTATATTGGGAACTCATCCCTCCTCCTCTCTCATGAGTGAGGCGCCGGTTGCAACTTCAGGTCAGCTCACCCCCCTGAGAAAGAAGAGATCTGTTTAGCTTTCAAGGGGAATAAATGCGCGTCGGGAAAGGAGGTGACCTTACCTTCAGTTATCGTAACTCGGTATGACGGGGCAATGTGACGTTGCGGATGGCGACAGGTCAGCAGAGAGCGAGGTCGTTGCCGTTCCCAGTTTTTCTTCCTCGGAGTAATAATGTTTCCCACCCTTCACGTACCCTGCTCGCCCACCGGAGGTCCAGTGGGACCCACTAACGAATCGATACTATGACCAGTTACGGGGCAGGTAGTCGGACGGGTTGGAAAGTATTTGCAGTTCAGAATTTCACGAGGTTAGCGGGGGCCACGGCAGCCCCTACCTCCCGTCTCTCGCGCCGACGTTTCCCGTTCACCGTCTGCTCTCAGAGTGTTACGAGCAAGGATGACTACGAACGACGCCGTGCCGTTTTCTTCCAGTCGATTTCTTAGATCTGCTTGGTGATTCGGGGTGGATGAGATGGACGGACGGATGGGCAAACGCAGGGCTCATTCATAGACTGATAAAGATGGCTGATCGCCGCCAATTATTGAGCCGAAACCGCGTAGTTAGGTGTGGCGCAATTGGTTCCTTGGAGTCGCTGTCGCGTTGGATTGGACTGCACGAAGGAACCCAATTATTGCACACACCAACTCAAACCACTTAACATGAGATTGCCAAATTCTTGACGTATTCAAATGTCCATGATAGGCTCAAGTAGGATGTGATGAGGGACTTTTGTGGGCCCTCGAACCTCCCAATGAGAAACCGACACATCGTTATCAAGTTTTAAAAGCGATAGACGATAGCATGTATTGTAGACAAATCATCCTCAATCAAAATAACcatagaataataataattgattttcaGTTAATTATAATTGTGTTTACTTTACATATCATGTTAACTATCagagattttttataaaaaaattatattagacatGTCATGTCAAAAGAACCATAATTTCCTCACTAGATTGATAAATACAATGTTTTCACTTGGATCTAATGGAGTTTTAGCACCCATAAACACATACTAATTTATTtgaaatttatcaaataaatcacagTGTTAGTCATGCATAATGTGGGATATGAAATACTGATGTTTTCTAACCCTTGATTGAAGTGAGACATTTACTATCCGAgaaaatttatctttattttgaGTTTTGAATATTTAATAATACTTTCTTTCTTATCATCGACTGAAGTGAGACACTTGGCATTCGAAAAAATTcccttttttaattttaaatattcaaTGATCTTTTTTTTAGAATGTCATGATAATTAAGAAATAAATTAGCTCACATCAATCTGATGTAATCCAATTGATAATTAAATTTGGCCACATTTAATCATTATAtgattttttgagaaaaaaatcatcTTTCTGCGTTTTGATGGAAAAGTGCTTCTCATTTGTGATAGTTGGTGACACCTCTATCACTCAGTATGTGtaggagttcaaaaataattAAAGAGCGAGTATAATTTCTCTGATACTCGAATTATgattaattgaaaaaaaaataaaatcatgggTAAACAATGATTGAAGTCATTGACTACCATATCATTCGCTCTTCATGTCAAGTTAGATGATTACATAGTGAATCGCAATAGAAGGGTGAGTTTCTCCCTATCAATAgtgttatagtattttcaataatatcaagaaatattatattataatatttttatattatgttatagtattttcttaGTAGTGTAGAAAACACTATAATGTAATATAAAAATAGTATAAATGGACCAATTTACCCTATGGATCAATccatataggaaaaaaaaaaaaaaagatgattgggGGGCATttggatattaaaaaaaattaaaaattttgaaaataagacTACTTGAGAAAAGTTGAAAGAGAAGCTTTTGTCCAGCATTCACACTTAATCATTTACTTTATAAAAActttaaatataagataaaatgtTAAAGGGGTTGAATGTCTCAatcgataaaatatattatgatttttgtataataaaatatactataaattttcattaatgaatattttattaatCTCAATTGACTCAGTATGCATATATGTAGTCATGTAtctatttaattttaaataaaatttattagacAAAGTTTTAACCATGGGATAACATCAGATTCAATTATTAAATTTGAGATCTCCAGTTTAATAGCTTGTttagtttataatattttttcattACTAAATCCGTATAAGCAAATCAGCACTTCTATCGTTGttctgaaaaataaataaataaataaataaatatgcagCTTAAATCATCTTGATATTGATTTTTTCGTTAAATAAAATATGAATTATACGAAGCTAATTTtaagatacttggaatattttactgTGTAATCCATATGAGCTGGCTCGAGCCTCGTTTGTACATTATGGTGGAGGAAGAAGGCCGCACTCCCGTAAAAGCTTAATGGAGAGTCGGTTTTACCTCACATCGTTGTTAACTGATCATTCGATGTCTCATTTGCTCTCTCCCGGAGCCCTGGAAAGAAGGGGATAAACCCTAATCCTCGGAGCTTCTTGGGATGCGAGAACCCGGCGATTCACTGATCTCTGTCAGAGTGTCACCATGGGGGCGAGTCGGAAGCTGCAGGGCGAGATCGATCGGGTGTTGAAGAAGGTGCAGGAAGGCGTCGATGTCTTCGATAGCATCTGGAACAAGGTGTGTTGAATTATCGTccgtttccttcttttcttttattgtttttgtGTATTTGATGGTCTCGGGGACGTTTTGGTAGGTTCACGACACCGAGAATGCGAACCAGAAGGAGAAATTCGAGGCGGActtgaagaaggagatcaagaagTTGCAGCGATACCGCGATCAGATCAAGACATGGCTCCAGTCGAACGAGATAAAAGACAAGAAGGTTAGGGTTTCATCCTCCGGGTGGATTTCATTATTGTTGGAAGATCTTTGATCACGCGCACACATTGCGACCTATTTGTTATGTCATCTTTCCGGATATCGGTTCCTTTGTTCTCGCCCTTCCGGTCCTAGGGATTGTGATGCTGTTGAAAGAATGCATCTTGATTCAGCGATTATTATCGAAATGATTCTACTTCGAAAGAAAAAAAGTTCTTGGAATGAAGGAGATCGCCTTGTTGCATAATTTGGGATATAAATTTGAATGTTCTGTGACAGTTGAATATTACCTTGGTTCGCATCTATTCAGTGTCAAAATAGATGTACCTTCTTATCCCCATTGGACTTTGCAAGTCAGCTTCATAAATTCAAATGGGAACAACTTTAAAAtttaaacaaaatatgcattgcgTTACTTTGACACTTATGCTTGTTGTGCCTCCTTTTTCACTTGGTAGTGCTAGATCTTTCAGGAAGTTTTTATCATAATGCTTAACATTGATTAGCTTACTAGATGAGCGGTTTGATAACCCCGCTTTTAAATTTCTTGATGGTTAAGGTGATAATATGGTGAATTACACTTTTGATTTAATCACTCATTTTCTTAACAACTATTTGACTCTCTAGAGAATCTCAATGCTGGTTCTTCTCAGTGTTCGAACATGGTTTTCAATTTTTTTCTGAGCTGGGGTGTCAATGGCCAGTTTTTCCTATGGCCTTTTGAACACTCTGATGCATTTGGGTTTCCATGGTACTGTTCTTTCATTACCTTTCTGTTGCTTGCTTGATCTGGTAATACACAATAAAGTTAGTAATTCAAAAGCTTCTTATTAATATCTTTTATTGAGGCTGGTAGCATCTTTTATACATGCTACAGTggcatctatttatgtcattattCTTTGATATACTAATCAGAAATTATATCCTCTATAGTATTTTCATGGTAAAAAACTAGAGAAAGGTCAATTAGAGATGATTTTATTTATAAAGTAAGACATGATAAAAATGAAGAGAAGCTTTTGGCACACTGTGTGATTACGTATCTTTTAGACTGAATAATTTTACGACATGACTGTAAGACAAGCCACGCCATGGGGATCAATAAGTTGGGCAATCAGGAACAACATATTTAATTGCATTCAAACCGGAGGTGACAATGTTGAGTTACATGACAGTTAGCCCATGAAAATGGTGCTTTAGTATTCAGCTACTTCCAAATTATTGACTAAAAGTTATATTAAGTTATTGATTGGATGTGTCATTCAAAGCTTTATTTTTAGACGCTATTAGTTGATAGTCGTTGACAAATTTTATTGTCAcatgttttgatattatatgTTTTTTGTACTTGTCATTACACTTCATCCTTGCACGGAATTTTCTACTTTTCCATTCACTTTTCAAGGTTTATTCAACCAGTTTGTTATGTTTAATTCTGAATTTATTATGATTGAGGTATTGCTAATAAAATACTGCTTTCTTATAAATTTGGGGTTTATAGTTATGTGTTTGACAATCAATTTTGTGATATACCTTGACATAGGTTAATGCCTCTTATGAGCAGGCTCTCCTGGATGCTCGCAAGCTCATTGAGCGGGAAATGGAAAGATTCAAGGTTTGTGAGAAGGAGACAAAAAC
Coding sequences within:
- the LOC103983086 gene encoding uncharacterized protein LOC103983086, producing MASNSVEISIREAGSRENGRNNTITRINQIAPTQADAVDLNHRRPSANFARRLATLLFFAHLVAAAILIIILCIRGFLARNPAFHADHWFTPLLTSAAASTLVALLWLLFVLHSPDKALKASLWLSPSLACAVAVLLLTDDGGYSLAFGVLALAIALVQSLYGCWITRRLHHAYDILSASVAAVPPNLMLAKYVALALLTAFGYFSFWTLGAGGVAANDDSRLAPLYVLLLLLSLAWTMQAIRYAVLVAVAQLAYTKFASGTDAAVAASFDATAKRVLGDVCYGSAVVPTVVAVQGMAQAMGLVVGDSDEFLFSCASCFMGVADRLVTSGNRWGFVYVGAHGKWLGNASAEVWDMFIKQGMGQLIDLDLTGPFCFLCGVAGGGVSALVAGSWSLAAHRGHVTDVTVYAFIIGYFMTRIAMAWPQACVAAYHVAFAENPQNEQLGSCIPERLRQLQSSRV